AACCAAGCGCCTCGGCTGATTCTCGGATATTGGATGGAATATCATGTAGGCCTGTATAAGTGTTACGAACAATGGGAAGCAGGCTGTAGAGAAATAGTGCAACAATTGCGGGTGTTGCACCGATTCCCAGTAGTGGGATCATAAAAACGAGCAAGGCGAGGGACGGGATGGTTTGAATTATCCCGACAATGCCCAGGATAGCTTGACCTGGCCTCTCGTTTCGGTGAGCCCAAATTCCTAGCGGTATTGATATCAGAATTGCGGCCGAAAGGGAGACTACAACGAGAAAAAGATGCTGGAGCGTGTTATGCCAAAGTCGATTTAAAAACGAGTCCGTTATTGGATGCGTATTTATGTCTAAACTCTTCTTCAAAAACTTCGCCGCTACAGCAGCCTCCGGCTCTCCGTTTATCTTTACCAGTGCATTCATTTTAATCATATCCTCTTCAGAGATTTTACCCTGAAGCTTCAATATCATTTTGAGCCCCTCAGGGGTTTGTTCCTTTAGTTCAGAACGGTAAAGTAGGACTGCGTTATAGTTCGTGAAGTGGTTAAGATCGTCCATTAACCTTCTCAAATTGTAGTATTCGATCTCTGCATCAGTCGAATACAGATCAACTACATCGATATCACCGCTTTCAACTCCTCTGTAGGCAAGGTCGTGGTCCAATCCCCTAACTTTCTTCTGCGGCAGGTTATATACATGTTTGAGACTTGGCCAGCCATCCCCGCGATTCATAAATTCATTTGTAAAACCAAATTTCAGGTTGGGGTACCTGAGCAAGTCTGATATCTTTGTGATGCCCAGTTTTTCAGCAACCTCCTCCTTCATTCCGAGGGCATAGGTGTTATTAAACCCTAACGGTTCGCTTACGAGAATGCCTTTTTCGGACAGAGCATTTCTTAATTCTTTCTGGTCGGAAACATTTTCTTTGGATAGTATCTCCTCAATGATGGTTCCCGTGTATTCGGGATAAATATCAATATCACCTCTTAGAAGGGCGTTCCAAAGCACCCTGGTTCCTCCAACCTCCTCTCGATATTGAACATCATCGCCAGCACTCCGAGCCAGTTGAGATACTAATTCTCCCAGTATCACGGATTCTGTGAACTTTTTCGAACCCACTTTTATTTCGCTTTTTGCAAAAGCCTTAGCTGCAAACACCGCTAACAAGATGAATAATAAATACCTAATCTTTATAAATGAGATTGCCGCGCCGCCATAAGCGGCTCGCAATGACAAAACACAACCAATTTTATGGCTAGGAGTTACTCCGCTCGTACTCAGCAGGGTCTCCGTGACGAAGCGTCCTTTTTTCCACAGTGACCCCCACCTTAGTCCTCCCCCTTTAAGGGGGAGGAGATTCCTTAAGAATATGATGATTCTTGATAGATGCGTATAGGTGGAACAGAAGGCGCAGAATACTTTAGGATTTCGTGAAAAAAATCTAAAGAATGAGATTGCTTCGCCAATAAAATCGGCTCGCATTGACACACGAGAATCGAATTCGCGAGAAAGAAAAGATATGAGGATATTCATAGATTTATTTTTCAAAATAGATCCACCAGCAAGCCCGTCCTGAGTGCATCGAAGGGGTCCGCCCCTACTTCAATAACGTATCTTGTATCCCGTACATGGATCGTGCATCATGTATCATGCATCGTGGTTTAAAGATTCCAATGGGCTTCTTTGTGCCTTTATAAATTCAGTTACAAAAGGTTGAGATGGATTCTTTAATAAGTCATTTATGGTTCCCTCTTGGATGATTATGCCATCCCTAAGTAGGACAATCTTATCTCCAAAAAATCCAGCTTCACCGATATCATGCGTAACCATCACCACGGTCTTGCCCAGTATCTTAAATATTTCTTTTAAATCGTTTTGAAGTTCAAAACGTATTAACGGATCTAGTGCTCCAAGGGGTTCGTCAAGCAAAAGTATAACGGGATCCAACATCAGGGCCCGCATTAAGCTCACACGTTGCCTCTGTCCGCCCGAGATTTGTGAGGGATATCTGTCCAATGCATCAGCCGGATATTTCGTTAATTCGCAAAGCTCGTTTATTCGACCCTCGATCTGCGTTTTCTCATAACCAAGGTAAATGCCCAGCAGTGAAACGTTTTCTCTTGTATTAAGATGCGGAAAAAGACCACCGTCCTGAATTACATATCCCATCTTATGTCTGATTGATTTTAAATTCTGGGGGTTGAGCCCTTCGCCTTCTACATATATATTCCCATTATCTGGTTTGATAAGTCCCATTATCAGCCTCAGTAGGGTAGATTTACCACAACCGCTTGGACCTATGAGAACAGTCGTGCTTTGAGGTTGGATATCTAAAGTAGTGGTATGAAGTGCTTCGATTTTGCCAAATGTTTTTGAAATGTTATGAAGCTTTATCATTGAGTCGCTAGATTATTCAGAAGGACTTTTGATGTCTGTATCTATCGGTCATTTTTATTCGATTTTGGCAAATTTCAATCCTTTTCCTGTAAAATGATTGATCATCTTTTGCAATTGCATGTTTCATAGCACTTTTGTAATTCTCGAGTGCTTCTTTGTATTTGTTTAACTGTAAATATAGATTGCCCAGTGTTGAGTAAAGTAGGTGATTTGATTCGAGTTGTTTAGATCCGCGAATTCTTTTGATTTCATTTATGCCTTTCCTTGCCCCATAGATACTAGAAAAAACCATGGCTCTCTCAAGGTTAACTTCAGGATCATTGTTCAGCTTCAAGTAGTTTTCATAGAGTGAAAGGATTTTTTCCCAGTCCGTTTTCTCATAACTATCTGCGATTGCGTGGCATGCTGAAATTCCGGCCCTGAGGTGATATTCAGAAATAATATCACTATTCGCGGATATATCGAGATGATATAGCCCTTTATTTATCATCTTTTTATCCCACAATGAACGATCTTGTTCTCGCAAATGGAGGACCTTACCTTCATCATCGAATCTCGCGGGCAACCTTGAGGCTTCAAACAACATAAATGAGAGAAGTGCCTGCGTCTGGGGTCTATTGGTTTGCTGATGATCAAGTAGAATGTTTGTTAATTTGATTGATTCACGGCATAACTCAATGGTGCTCTGACTTTTCCCACTATAATATTTATATCCATGCGTGAATATCTGATTTAAAATCACGAGGACTGTTTCGAGTCTTTCATGTTGTTCGGATTCTCTTGGCGGTTCATATTCAGTCTTAAGCCCTTTTATCCTCTGTTTACCTTCGTGTAACCTCCTCGCAATAGTCGATTCATTTGCAAAGAGAGCAGTTGCAATTTCTTGATTATTAAGACCAGTTAAAAACTTAAGCGTAAGCGTAACCTGTGACTCTCTGGGGATTGATGGATGGCAGCAGACAGATAACATTCTAATCTGATTATCTATGAGTAGTTCATCGTTAAGCTTGATAAGTGCCTTGAATTCCTCCCCGCTTATCTGGTTCATGTTTAGATCGTTATCATACAGTTTGTTTTCGCGCCTCAGTATTTCACTGCCTCTAATCTTTGCTATATTCCATAGCCAGCCTTTCGCGTTTTTTGGATACCCCTTGGATTGACAATTAGCCCTTGCCTTTGCATAGGCCTCGTCAATGATCTTTTCTGCCAGTTCGAGGTATTCAATTCCAAATAGTCTCGTAAATGCAGATAGAATGTTTCCATACTCGTTTCTGAGAAGGTTGTTTAGAAGCTGATCTAAATTGCTCTTATGATCTGTGAGTACCATTGCTGAATTAAGGCTTACAAAGTCAGAGCCATCCCTGTTTGAGGAGGTCTCGAGTCATGGTACATATACCACATCTTATGTATCCTGAAGTAGTATAATTTATTCGTGTAAATTCTTGGCCTTATGTATAGTTAGCGAGCCGTGAGATATTGTATGCTGAACTTTTCATCTTGGTCTGTCCAGGTCTTAGCTAATTCAAAACTATTGCTAACCAGGTTTTCGAATTCTTCGGTTGTATATTTATAAGAATATTCCGTCAATATAGTTTCATCTTTTCTCAATTTTATCCGCGCTCCATTCACATTTACTCGTTGATCCTCCACGCTTACCAGATGCATTTCTATTCTTCCTTCATCATCATTATAAAAAGCATGATGTTTCCACCGGCTCATATTAAAGTCTGCTCCAAGCTCCCTATTGAGTCTTTCAAGAATATTCAAGTTGAATGCTGCGGTAACCCCATGTTTATCATTATAAGCAGCCTCTAAGGTACCTCTATCCTTTTTGAGATCGATTCCGATTAGCAATCCGCTTCCCTTCCCAGACCTCTTAGCAATGCTGCATATAAAGCGTGCTGCATATCTCGGCGTGAAATTTCCAATCGAAGAGCCTGGGTAATATACAACCATTTTCGAGTAATCAAATGAAATATCTGGAAAATCAAATGGCTGTGTGTAATCAGCATAGACAGGGATGACCTTAACTCTGGGATAGTCCATTGCTAGTGAATCCGAAGATCTAACCAAATGTTCCGAAGAAATATCTATAGGTATGTAACCAACGGGATCAATTAGGTGATTTAACAGCAACCGAACCTTCGTACTGCTACCACTGCCCAACTCTATTAGCAAGCAGTTCTCCCCAATCAATTCCGAAATTTCATCAATATAACGATTCATGATCCACATCTCAGTCCTAGTCAGATAATACTCTTCAAGCTTACAAATCTGATCAAACAGTTCAGAGCCCCGTTGATCATAAAAGAGTTTGGAGGGGAGTTTTTTCTGGGGTAGACCCAGACCTTCGAGCACTTCGGCTAAAAGATCTTCTTCTTGTGGATCAATTTTATGTAATTCATGAAGGTTATTTTGCATCTTTTGCGAGTCGGATTCCCATGAATTGCCATCTTGCGTTTGGCGGGAAGAAATTTCTGTATGTTTTTCTAATATGTGACCTGGAGGTAGCACATGAACCGCCCCTAAGTACGATCTGATTACACATGAATTTCCCATTGTACTCACCTATTGCCCCTGGAAGTGTTGTGTATCCAGGATAGGGTCCGTATGCACTTCTTGTCCATTCCCACACGTCTCCGAACATCTGCTCTGGTTTGCTATTATTTGTCTCTGCTGATATGACCATAGGATGATAATTCTCATTTTCTACAAAATTTCCCTCTATGGATAGATTGGATGCGGCAATTTCCCATTCGGCCTCAGTTGAGAGCCTTGCGCCGGCCCAGCGTGCAAATGCATCAGCCTCATAGTAACTCACATGACATACCGGTTCGTCTAGTGCGATGTCGCGAATACCTGAAAGCGTAAAATATTGCCAACTGCCATTTTTTTCCTCCCAATATAATGGGGCAGTCCAGTTATTTGCCTCAACCGTGTTCCATCCGTCTGAAAGCCAGATCTCGGGCCTCTTATAACCTCCATCCTCTATGAACTCGAGATATTCTCGATTGGTTACAAGCCTAGAGGCGAGGTTAAATCGATTAGCATATTCCTTATGCACTGGAGTTTCATTATCAAATGAAAAACCTTCTCCATTGTGACCAATTGCATATACACCCTCTGGATATTCTATCCAATCAATCTCAGGTAATAGTGGATCCGAAGGTTTCTGCTCCTTACCCATATAAGCAGGTCGAAGTGGATTTTCAGAAAACACATGTTTGATATCGGTCAGCATTAATTCCTGATGTTGTTGCTCATGATGGAGACCTAGTTCAATAAC
The genomic region above belongs to Thermodesulfobacteriota bacterium and contains:
- a CDS encoding glycine betaine ABC transporter substrate-binding protein, with translation MKNKSMNILISFLSREFDSRVSMRADFIGEAISFFRFFSRNPKVFCAFCSTYTHLSRIIIFLRNLLPLKGGGLRWGSLWKKGRFVTETLLSTSGVTPSHKIGCVLSLRAAYGGAAISFIKIRYLLFILLAVFAAKAFAKSEIKVGSKKFTESVILGELVSQLARSAGDDVQYREEVGGTRVLWNALLRGDIDIYPEYTGTIIEEILSKENVSDQKELRNALSEKGILVSEPLGFNNTYALGMKEEVAEKLGITKISDLLRYPNLKFGFTNEFMNRGDGWPSLKHVYNLPQKKVRGLDHDLAYRGVESGDIDVVDLYSTDAEIEYYNLRRLMDDLNHFTNYNAVLLYRSELKEQTPEGLKMILKLQGKISEEDMIKMNALVKINGEPEAAVAAKFLKKSLDINTHPITDSFLNRLWHNTLQHLFLVVVSLSAAILISIPLGIWAHRNERPGQAILGIVGIIQTIPSLALLVFMIPLLGIGATPAIVALFLYSLLPIVRNTYTGLHDIPSNIRESAEALG
- a CDS encoding ATP-binding cassette domain-containing protein; translation: MIKLHNISKTFGKIEALHTTTLDIQPQSTTVLIGPSGCGKSTLLRLIMGLIKPDNGNIYVEGEGLNPQNLKSIRHKMGYVIQDGGLFPHLNTRENVSLLGIYLGYEKTQIEGRINELCELTKYPADALDRYPSQISGGQRQRVSLMRALMLDPVILLLDEPLGALDPLIRFELQNDLKEIFKILGKTVVMVTHDIGEAGFFGDKIVLLRDGIIIQEGTINDLLKNPSQPFVTEFIKAQRSPLESLNHDA
- a CDS encoding DUF6596 domain-containing protein, whose protein sequence is MVLTDHKSNLDQLLNNLLRNEYGNILSAFTRLFGIEYLELAEKIIDEAYAKARANCQSKGYPKNAKGWLWNIAKIRGSEILRRENKLYDNDLNMNQISGEEFKALIKLNDELLIDNQIRMLSVCCHPSIPRESQVTLTLKFLTGLNNQEIATALFANESTIARRLHEGKQRIKGLKTEYEPPRESEQHERLETVLVILNQIFTHGYKYYSGKSQSTIELCRESIKLTNILLDHQQTNRPQTQALLSFMLFEASRLPARFDDEGKVLHLREQDRSLWDKKMINKGLYHLDISANSDIISEYHLRAGISACHAIADSYEKTDWEKILSLYENYLKLNNDPEVNLERAMVFSSIYGARKGINEIKRIRGSKQLESNHLLYSTLGNLYLQLNKYKEALENYKSAMKHAIAKDDQSFYRKRIEICQNRIKMTDRYRHQKSF
- the egtD gene encoding L-histidine N(alpha)-methyltransferase, which codes for MQNNLHELHKIDPQEEDLLAEVLEGLGLPQKKLPSKLFYDQRGSELFDQICKLEEYYLTRTEMWIMNRYIDEISELIGENCLLIELGSGSSTKVRLLLNHLIDPVGYIPIDISSEHLVRSSDSLAMDYPRVKVIPVYADYTQPFDFPDISFDYSKMVVYYPGSSIGNFTPRYAARFICSIAKRSGKGSGLLIGIDLKKDRGTLEAAYNDKHGVTAAFNLNILERLNRELGADFNMSRWKHHAFYNDDEGRIEMHLVSVEDQRVNVNGARIKLRKDETILTEYSYKYTTEEFENLVSNSFELAKTWTDQDEKFSIQYLTAR
- the egtB gene encoding ergothioneine biosynthesis protein EgtB gives rise to the protein MKNITKLRQTNQDESLNITLSDSYSRVRQFSEELTRPLETEDYVIQSMPDVSPTKWHLAHTSWFFETFVLSEVNPKYRSPHPQFNFLFNSYYFQVGERHCRPKRGLISRPTVEEVFRYRRHVDQNILEFLEISNEEQLRGIASVIELGLHHEQQHQELMLTDIKHVFSENPLRPAYMGKEQKPSDPLLPEIDWIEYPEGVYAIGHNGEGFSFDNETPVHKEYANRFNLASRLVTNREYLEFIEDGGYKRPEIWLSDGWNTVEANNWTAPLYWEEKNGSWQYFTLSGIRDIALDEPVCHVSYYEADAFARWAGARLSTEAEWEIAASNLSIEGNFVENENYHPMVISAETNNSKPEQMFGDVWEWTRSAYGPYPGYTTLPGAIGEYNGKFMCNQIVLRGGSCATSRSHIRKTYRNFFPPNARWQFMGIRLAKDAK